A single region of the Mercenaria mercenaria strain notata chromosome 6, MADL_Memer_1, whole genome shotgun sequence genome encodes:
- the LOC123549750 gene encoding solute carrier family 52, riboflavin transporter, member 3-B-like — MEMKCCSDVKLLVCIIIVLFGMGSWIAINGIWVELPILVDQLPEGWNLPSYMTVVIQIANVGPIAYTIWSFLNPKSSFEKPVVLLMVFVGSAASLLLAFFWMETSVVGGVEHSTALLILMFFLSLVDCTSSVVFLPFMNTFKPGYMTSYYIGEGFSGLVPSLVALGQGVGQVECQNKSSVNATSNVTEYSIQAVYLPSKFPVEDFFLFVFAMMVTCGIAFILLNYMHYCKTEHVNNNKKNLYEMDINSTASSTQKFVETTGDENIDFQGNKRSENEGISSKKMSTTGYLYFLFLIAWVNALTNGVLPSVQSYACLPYGTESYHLAVTLSNIANPVACFIAFFLPVGSAGVIGLISLVGTLVSAYIMVLAAGSPTPVLVESSAGGILVVIAYVAVYLTLTFTKVSVATLFRFEGRKGLLWCGAITQLGSAVGAAVMFVIVNVNSLFQQKYPCT, encoded by the exons ATGGAGATGAAATGTTGTTCAGACGTAAAGCTTTTAGTATGTATCATCATAGTTTTATTCGGGATGGGATCCTGGATTGCTATCAATGGAATATGGGTGGAGTTGCCCATCCTTGTGGACCAGCTACCCGAGGGTTGGAACCTGCCCTCATACATGACTGTAGTGATACAGATTGCTAATGTCGGACCTATCGCGTACACTATCTGGAGCTTTCTGAATCCAAAGTCATCCTTCGAGAAACCTGTTGTGCTACTGATGGTATTTGTCGGGTCTGCTGCCTCGTTGCTCCTTGCGTTTTTTTGGATGGAGACGTCGGTGGTCGGAGGCGTGGAGCACAGCACGGCCTTGCTCATACTCATGTTTTTCTTGTCACTAGTTGACTGTACGTCATCTGTCGTTTTCCTGCCATTTATGAACACATTCAAACCTGGATATATGACTTCATACTACATAGGAGAAGGATTTAGTGGACTTGTACCTAGCTTAGTTGCTCTAGGTCAAGGTGTCGGGCAGGTCGAATGTCAGAATAAAAGTTCAGTAAACGCTACATCCAACGTCACCGAATATtctatacaagcagtgtatctACCATCAAAATTTCCGGTGGAAGATTTTTTCCTTTTCGTATTCGCCATGATGGTTACATGTGGAATAGCATTTATATTGCTGAACTATATGCACTACTGTAAAACCGAACATGTCAACAACAATAAGAAGAATTTGTACGAAATGGACATTAACTCCACTGCTTCAAGTACTCAGAAATTTGTCGAGACAACTGGCGATGAAAATATTGACTTTCAAGGGAACAAAAGGTCTGAAAATGAAGGAATATCGTCAAAGAAGATGTCAACCACAGGCTATCTGTATTTTCTGTTTCTGATAGCATGGGTGAATGCTTTGACAAATGGAGTTCTGCCTTCAGTTCAGTCCTACGCGTGCCTGCCATACGGGACTGAGTCTTATCATCTTGCCGTAACGTTGTCAAACATTGCCAATCCGGTTGCTTGTTTTATCGCCTTCTTCCTGCCCGTCGGATCTGCCGGAGTTATAGGATTGATCTCACTTGTCGGCACTCTGGTTTCTGCGTACATTATGGTGTTGGCCGCCGGCAGCCCAACTCCGGTGCTTGTTGAATCCAGCGCTGGTGGCATATTAGTG gtcatTGCCTATGTGGCGGTCTacttaaccttgacctttactaaAGTTTCTGTAGCAACACTCTTCAGATTTGAAGGAAGGAAAGGTTTGCTGTGGTGCGGTGCTATAACTCAACTAGGATCGGCCGTAGGAGCAGCTGTTATGTTTGTCATCGTGAACGTGAATAGcttatttcaacaaaaataccCATGTACTTGA